From the Struthio camelus isolate bStrCam1 chromosome 19, bStrCam1.hap1, whole genome shotgun sequence genome, the window GTGCCGAAGTTcaagagggggaagggggagtcgGAGCGCTCCTACATCTGCCGcatggagcaggaggtgcagcgCGTCCTGTTTCTCACCAAGAACCAGCTGCAGCGAGAGcctgagaaggaggaggaggtggcccaGCAGAAatccaagagaaagaaagagtaagATCAAGGCTGCTGAGGCTGCAGGATGCCAGGGCTGGGCTGGGTCAGCCCAGGGCTGTGCCCCAGCAGGTTCTGGGTGTGTGACGGGTGCTTTGCCTGTGCTGCAGCACAGGTTTGGCGCTTGGCTGGTCTCTGGCAGTGGCTTGCAGTGCaggtgggagggctgtggggcTCATCTCCAGAGGACCAGATCTCTGAAACCAGAGACACAGCTTCCCATTACCCTtccactgctgcagggctggagggaggcaggCTGATGCCAGAGCAAGGAGGGGACAGTTTTGGGGTCGCAGCTCTCGAGGGGACCCTATGGGGTAGAAACTCACTTTATTGTTTGGGCATGAGCCCTGGACATAATGCAGCTCTTCAGGTTTCAGAATAAGAAACTGGATAAAGCacggaagaagaaagaagagaagaaggcgGCCTTGTTGGAGAAGAGCTTGCTCCAAGGTGGGTCTGCAGGAGGGCTGCCTGGAGCGGCCCTTGGCTCTGATGGCGTGTGGAGAGATGATGCTGAGGGtgggcagagctggagctgtgcGTCTCTGGAGAGCTCCTGCGTGAGGCCGGTGTCTGCTTCTCTCCTAGACACGGTGGAGTTCGGTGATGTTGTTACACAGCCACCCACCATCACCTCGAGGCCCAGGAGAGGGGGCCCTGCAGAGCAGGTGAGCTGCTGAGGGCAACATGGTCCAGCCACggccccctgcccctcagccgtgccATTGGCTCCCTTTGGGCAGGACCTGCACGTCTTGGCTGGACCCAGCTATTCTCACCTGACTTGGACTGGAAATTGGGCCTGGAAGGGCACCTGGCAATGGGGAGCTCAAGCTCCTGGTGACAGATTTTTGTAGCTCTCCAGGTTGTCctggtccccagccccacgctggcTTCTTTCCTCAGCCTTCCTGACCCGTTCCCATCTCTGCTTGTAGGCCGGCCGGAAGCAGCTCCTGCTGACGTCTCGCCTGGGTCAGAGCCGGGTGTCCCCAGCGTCCCTGGCAGCACCGGTGTCCCTTGCTCGCCAGCGCATCGTGCAGGAGGAGAGAGCACGGGTCATCCAGGCCTACAGGGACATCCAGAGACGCAAACAGCAGCAGCGAGAGGCAGCGCGGGAGAGTGCCCAGGCCagccggagggctctgtgctaAGCCCACGCTGGCCCTGGCAGCAAGGCTCCCTTGCCCGCGGGGATGCGCGCGGGAAGAGTCGAGCCTCCCTCGTCCAAGGCAGAGCCACA encodes:
- the CCDC137 gene encoding coiled-coil domain-containing protein 137, with translation MGRGPGAGAGGGPAAAPRRGRKEKKVANMKPKCPDEQEIPFRLRELIRSREAMRRPSAGRRRAAEKKQPPKLKGTEAQGDIPVPKFKRGKGESERSYICRMEQEVQRVLFLTKNQLQREPEKEEEVAQQKSKRKKEFQNKKLDKARKKKEEKKAALLEKSLLQDTVEFGDVVTQPPTITSRPRRGGPAEQAGRKQLLLTSRLGQSRVSPASLAAPVSLARQRIVQEERARVIQAYRDIQRRKQQQREAARESAQASRRALC